CAGCCTGTCTtctccctcacccccctctcACCCCTCTTCTCACCCCACCTCTCACACCATGTCACCCCTCTTGTTAGCACGACTCCTCTCACCCACATAGGAGAACTGGTGAAGTACTGGTGAAGTACAGGTGAAGTACTGGTGAAATACAGGTGAAGTACAGGTGAAGTACTGGTGAAATACAGGTGAAGTACAGGTGAAGTACTGGTGAAATACAGGTGAAATACAGGTGAAGTACAGGTGAAATACTGGTGAAGTACAGGTGAAGGACTTGTGTCATCCCTAATCCCTCCTACTCATGGAGTTAACTCATCACACTTCATCACTTGTCACATGGTCCACCTGGCCTATGTGCAAATAAAGCCATCATCACTTGGGTTGATGTCACAATAGATTTTCCCCAACTTTGCCAAATGGTCTGATTGGCTACCCCTGCCTTACACACTGCCcacacagtccctttccctttgTAACATAATGTCAGAAAAACGAATTATAACTAAATCATGGCTTAATTTGTTGGTATGCATGGACAATTGCAACATTTTCTGGGAAATGTTCTCCAAGATTAATTTAAAAGATTAATTAATTCATTATTTATACGTTTTTCACTTACTTTTTCGGGTTATCTGTGGATTTGCTGTTggaataaaggggggggggggacttcagTCAATGTAGTCCAATAATTATCTAATTTATGAATTTATGAATACGCTACAAAACGTGCGTAAATAtattgatatacagtatgtaattaTTAAAGGCATTAATAATGCATATCAATAATGGCATTCCATTTAATTTCAATAAACGGGAAAGTGCCTTCAAGAGCGTGAAGGGTGAGGACAGGGCGAGGCGCGAGGAAGCACAGTCTTACCGGAGGAGCGTTTCCCCATTAGGCCAAAGAACTGATGCGGCCTCGGTTTCCGCGTCATTCTCCGCAGTATCTCTCCGAATGGGTCAGATGACAGCCACTCGTCCTGCACGAGGGAGAAAATCTAATTAATGGAACATTAGACACCAGAGTAGGGTATAGGACGAGGGGTGGGGACACTGACTCCCTTATAGCCTTCCAACCTATACATTTGTGTAAAATATTGTACACTTGTATAGCACTAGATATAATCTCGCAGAGCAATCAATATATAACAGTAAAGACACCCCCGTGTGAACTTTTATATCCGACCTATTTTTATCTGACGGGGTAGCCTACAGGTCAGCATTAGTCTAAGTAGTAGTCCAACCGCTGCTATGGCTAATGGACCACGCACAATAAAGTGCCCATCAATTATTCAATTCCAGGTCCGTTGGTTCCTTCCCTATTGTATAGCCCACCCGCCTTGTTAAAACGCTTTGCGTAACCTGCTGAATGTTCCCAAACCGACTGCAGATGATGAGAAATAAGAGCCCCGCCCGGAGACTTGGCAGGCGCCCAACCAACCCGCAATGTCAAAGGGAGAACGTGCGCTACATGTGAATAGAGCTTCATTCTAGGACTAAGGTAATGGTGGAAGCACACTGAGCTAAGAGCTCATACTTTATCCCCATTGAATCATAACACATCTTTCACCGACATAGAATTTGTGTTGCTGGTAGAATGTTTGATGTTTTGTCTGTATACATGCGTAATTACGCATGACCAAACTCTCCAAACAGGTGACTTATTTTATAAAAGCATacaaatattttagatttttattttattttatagaaATTGGTTGAAATTCCATTCAATAATTTTGATGAAACAAAACACAAGGCTGTGCCATCAAATTAAAAAAGTAATTTCCCCATAGTTAAGCAATAATACATTTTCCCATGTCAATTTTTTAAAATTCGTTTAATAGTCGATTCTAACAAACAAATAGGCCTAACATATTTTCTTGTCTTACATCAAATCATTAATGCCTACCGTAATTGCATCGTTCATCCAATAATCAAGATCTTCTTTTGGACCAATTTCTTCACAAAAAACTTGGGCGATAGCAAGAAAAGCTATCACAAGCGGTAGCAGTAATTTCATGATGCAGCAATCTGTTGCGTGCAACTCTTCAGCCGTTTAAGTCTTCTTTCTTCGTTTGTTTCGATTTTCAAAAGTAGAAATAGGCTGTTCGGGCACTtgtaaactgagtttaaatgttttttagCCACTCTCTATGACTTTTGAGAGCTCGATGTTGACACTTGCGGAAATTGGTATCTTCTCTCCATATAAGTGCCTCAAGCGTGCGCAAAAATGATATGTTCCCTCCTTGGTTGCAACCTCGCCTCAGTTCTATCTCTGCTCCAGTCAGCGAGCTCTGCTGCTCTTTAATGCCTTCACTTTGGTCCTGTTGTGTCTTTGTGACCACACTGTAGTACTGCACTAGGTTATATAGCAAGGGATAGAAGGGTGACAGGTATCTAATTCGCTTTATATCAATTAAGCAAGTACATTTACTTGACAGGTACTTCCTCGGAGCTGTGTGATGACTAATATCCGTTGTGGTATTTTGCATATGGTCAATATTACTTTCAAACGTTCCCCTATGACCCTCCTTGGCACTCAGTGTATTGTTCCCGTTGTAATCGGACTGTCCAAGTGAAGCGAAGGAAGTAAGTGAGCCTGATGACGCACTGAAGTTGAAGGTTTCTACGTAAGTCTTTAAGACCTGTCCTACGCCAAAGCAAAAAATGAATCATAAAAAGAAAGTTGATTTGCACCTTACTTATCAGTGGAATATGTTTTTCTTCACATTGACAGTAGTTTGGATCTGAAAGTCACTTTTCTAAAAATGAATAATTGGAAATTGAATCATTATAATTGCTAAGCTATCCTAAAAGTGGTGTCATCTTTATTCTAATTTAATGTGTTGCATGATGAGAAAATACAAATGTTTTTCTCTTAGATACAGAACCTCATTTGTAGTGATCCATAACCATTTAGtcatttaaagaaaaaaaattccaTAACCCCTTCTCTAAAAGCACACAGACAAGGTTCCCCTATAGGCACTATAGGCTTCTCTCCGAAGTGTGTGTTTTATTTGTCTCTACCCAGATATAGGCTATTTGACAATGGTTCAGGACACataaagaattaacaaaaaaacagagcaaactagaatgctatttggccctaaacagagagtacacagtggctactgtgactgacccaaaatgaaggaaagctttgactcagtgagagactcagtgagcatagccttgctattgagaacggctgccgtagacagacctggctctcaagagaagacaggctatgtgcacactgcccacaaaatgaggtggaaactgagctgcacttcctaacctcctgcccaatgcatgaccatattagagacacatatttccctcagattacacagacccacaaagaattcaaatataaacccaattttgataaactcccatatctattgggtgaaataccacagtgtgcaatcacagcagcaagatttgtgacctgttgccacaagaaaaggttaACC
This region of Salvelinus namaycush isolate Seneca chromosome 32, SaNama_1.0, whole genome shotgun sequence genomic DNA includes:
- the LOC120027546 gene encoding protachykinin-like, with the translated sequence MKLLLPLVIAFLAIAQVFCEEIGPKEDLDYWMNDAITDEWLSSDPFGEILRRMTRKPRPHQFFGLMGKRSSANPQITRKRHKINSFVGLMGKRSQEKPDSYEWNTLQNYDKRR